The Mauremys reevesii isolate NIE-2019 linkage group 1, ASM1616193v1, whole genome shotgun sequence genome segment GGGAAACAGGGTGAAGGAGGGAGAGACTTGGCAAGTACTGGGCTCTGGGATCCTCTTGTGGGAGGAAAGGAATGATTCATTGAGTAGCAGCAGGGGCCTCGGTGGAGGGGCCGATCAGGGACAGGAATAAGTGGAGCATGTTTGGGTTATGGCTTCCCCTCTCTCAATGGCAGTGGGTCGGCAGCTGCACCGCAGGGAAGTTTAGGCTAATTATACCCACTGCCTATGTAAGGTGTccatccctgggccacttcctaccacctccCAATACATGTCCCAGTGTCTCTGTCTGGGGAAAGGCAGCGCGAAGGCTGTTTCCTCACCCCATGGCACCTTCTGGTGGCTGCATGTAGTGAGGTCGTTCTCCCTTCCTCTTGGGCAACAACTGCCTCCTTCTGGGGTATGACCCAACCTCCTAGGGCAAGTTCAGTCCAAACAGCCAAAAAAATAACCAGTCAAGTCCAGCGTCCATATGAGAGATGAAGGCTTCCCTCTTAGtctgtccctgcagcaggccctcCCTTCCCTCACGGAGGGACCTTTGGGCAGTTGTTCCAAGGCAGATTCTACTTTTCCTCAGCTCATCTCCCCTGGAGCTGCCGGTAGCAGGtctgctctcctccctggtcTGCCACAAAATGAGCTGCTCCCCAGCCATTTTGCCTTTCTCAAGCACTTCTCTTCAGATGTGatttgtctgccctgttttcccAATAATTTCCTTGCTGAGCATTTTACATCTGTGAACTCAATTTGAAATGTAGCTACAAGTTCAGCAGCTTTGGGAAGTAATCCTGCTGCTTTGTACGGGTCTGGGTCTTTGGATTCCAGCATTTTGAAACAGCATTTATTATTCCCAGACTCTTTCTTTGGAGCacaatgagaaaaacaaaactaaaaatttCCATTAATTTCTTTAATACTGAAGGCTCTGAAACTTTATTGGCATTTTTGCTCAGGAGAATTATTTCTAGGGGTTCCTTCCTTGTGTTTAAATACCATAATCTGAGAGGAAGAAGTGCTTCATACTGGTTGGTAATCAATTTTGTACTCAATTGCTTCACCAAGCTTTCATttgttattcaatattttcaaaagGCCAAATAAATAGTGTCAGAATTACTCCTCCAGCCTCATAATAAAATAGTACAAGGAAAAGATTGTACACAATACCAGCCTCTGGGAAACCGTCTTGTGCAGCGATGTTACATTCACCTTACGCAGAAAATGCACTCCCCAAAGTTACACACATCAGATTTTATCATTTATATCAAGATGTCACAAGTTACACCTCTCATTGAAATTGAGCCCTTCAGTTTGTCCCCCTTCCCTAAGAAAAGTGGTgaactattgtggggaactttcttggcttctgcactaccccaggGGAATCGGTTAGTGAAAGGGTCTGAGTCCCCACTCCCAGTCCCTTTACCCAGAGGTTCACCTGAGCTTAAGGACACCCCTCCACTCTCCCATGTAGtagagtccttgtaaccccacCGCAGCTGGTTCTTATGGAAAGCCGCCTCGTTTAAGTAAACTGCAGTATCTTCTGGTGGTCTGGAAGTGACAGAAAGGCTGAGTGACAGTGTTTGGATGTGGGGGCTGATGGGTGACATTGAAAGAGGTTGGGTGATGGTGAGGGAAGGAATTCATCAACTGAGAGCGCAATTCCTGGTGATGGAGTTTCTTAGGCTTTGAACTTCCACAATGCTGAGCTCAGCCAATCTCGGACAAAGCACCCTTGATTATCGAGGAGATAGCTTTCCCCTTCTTTTCACACAGATTTCAAGTCTGTGGATCAATGTGAGCACATTTTGAAGGTGTATTTGCCCACTTTGTCACGAAGCTCTTTGTTTTTGACCCCATAAACGATAGGGTTGATCATGGGGGGGATGAGGAGATAGAGGTTGGCCAAGATGATGTGGACGTGGGGGGCGATGCCTTCACCAAGTCGGTATGTCAGAGTGGACAGGAGGCCTGTAGGATAAGAAATCAGCATCACAATGaggtgggctgtgcaggtgttgaggGCTTTCTGGTAGGCTTTCttggaggagattctgaggacAGATCTGAGAATCAGACTGTAAGACAGTGCAATGAGCATCAGGTCTAACCCCATAACTACAAATGCTGTCACCAAGCCGTATATCCTGTTGACTGTGATGTCTCCACACGACATCTTTGCCACAGCCATATGGTTACAGTAAGTGTGAGGGATAATGCGGTTGGCACAGAACGGCTGCCTGCTCAGGAGCAGAGGCATGggcagaatgaagagaacagaTCTTATCAAACCCACTAGCCCTAGCTTAGCTATTCGTGCATTGGTGAGGATGGTGGCatatctcagagggttacatatggcaatGTAACGGTCAAAGGCCATTGTCACGAGGACGGCTGAGTGCATCATAGTTCCCGCatgaaggaagaacatctgggtgaggcagccacTCACTGTAATGCCTTtaaaattgaaccaaaatatacacagtgcctTTGGCACAATGGAGGTTGACGTTCCGATTTCTACAAGTGCCAGCATGCAGAGCAACAGGTACATtggcttgtgcagggtctgctcttTGCCTACAACAAAGAGAAGCATGACATTTCCCAACAGGCTGATAACGTAGAACATTGtgaaagggatggaaatccagacatgggcaggttccagtccagggatgCCCATTAGGATGAATGTTGAAGGGTCAGAGGAGGTAAGGTTGAAAACTTCCATGAGGTGGTTGAGGTGTCGATCAGGCTTAGAAATGCTAAAGGGAAAGAAGTACAGGAAGGGGGTTACACAATTAATAATCAATAGCTTGGTAAATATTTTATAGTTAATACAATCTAGAAAGGGGGTTGAACAATTAGATAGCAAAAGTTACAGATGGCACCACATTATTTAGGTCATAATCAAGTCCACAGGAATCCTCAGAGGGAGCTAACCATGCCAGGTGAATGGGCAGCAGGATAGCAGCTCTTGAGCTGGAATGGGGGCAGCCTAGGCTGGGGAACGAGAGTATGCACAGGGGATCAGAATATGATGGTAGAATGAAGCAGCTGAGGAACAAAGTGTGATGTGTTTCCCTCAAGGAGCCACCTGGAACCAGGGTACCtctgagccctctgactcaccagcTGGGGCTCCCTCTCTCAGTGTGTTACTGGGACAAGCTGCAGACCCCCTCCCAGTCCTGCACCTCCACCAACATTCccccaggcagggacacacccagctgcaattGTATGAAGGCTCCCTGATCAGCCAcggcatgaaccaacaatagagaggctacagccaaaataaccacCAGTTCCCCAGGCTAGAaccccagagctgtactgtcCTGCCCTGGGCCAGACTCTGACCAGTATGGATTTGTTACCCAGTTCGCCCCTCCTTCAGCGTGGGGAGGacaatgcacacttgtggtaaccaagctaAGATTTGGGCCCCAGACACTTCACCTAAAGGCACCCTGGGTTTcgattaaaatataaaacaagttTTATTTTCCCTAATGGCTCATTGCCCCGAATAGGCCCTTCCCAAGCAGCTATCGAGACTAAATTATCTTGCCTAATGGGCGTTACcgaggtgtaactacatttgaaatatgaATACATAATCAagattcataacttcagatacaaaaatgatacatgcatacagataggataatcatattcagaaaatcttaacttttccaatgacatcttTTATGACCTGTCTTTCCACTGgtgaaacacagtgtctgcctgcaCCAGGGAAAAGCGGGAGATCACCCTGAACTTCATCTGCAGGGGTGAAGGGgaccccagcagcagctcagtctgtGCAGTGTATGAGAAAGGGAAAAAActtggtgggagggagagaggatgctGAGACTAGGAGCCAGTGTGAATAATTGTGTGAATACACATACAgaatgggcaatgactgcctaggaaggagcactgcggagagggatctaggggtcatagtggaccacaagctaaatatgagtcaacagtataacactgtgGCAAGAAAAGCAAGCaccattcttccactctactccatgctgattaggccttgcctggagtattgtgtccagttgtgggcgccacatttcaggaaagatgtggacaaattggaaagcatccagagaagagcaacaaaaattattaaaggtctagaaaatgttacctctgagggaagattgaaagaactgggtttgtttagtctggagaagagaagattgagaggggacatgataacagttttcaaatacctaATGGGTTGTTACGAGGagtagggagaaaaattattctctgtaacctctgaggataggacaagaagcaatgggcttagattacagcaagggaagtttaggttggacattaggaaaaaagttcctaactgtcagggtggttaagcactgggataaattgcctagggaggttgtggaatctccatcattagagatttttaagagcaggcgtcaaggtttcctccctactctgaactttagcgtccaaaaggtggggatctgcatgtacccttctaaacttaattcctagcttagatctgatagcgctgccaccaaccaaaaatatagtgttttggtacactttccattccccccaatccttccctggggaacccaagacccaaaccccttgggtcttatcacaaggggaaataaaccatttccccacctttccccccaaactttcccatccctgggttgccttgagaggctttacacagatccaaacttcttggatcttaaaacaaagaggaattaactatcccccctcctttttccccccaccaactcctggtgagtccagacccaattccttgtatcttaaaacaaagaaaatcaatcaggttcttaaaaagaaagcttttaattaaagaaaaagaaaaggtaaaaattatctctgtaaaatcaggatgggaaatgctttacagggtatttaaatcatatagccagagaaatcccccctagcctcaggttcaaagttacagcaaacagaggtaaaaatcctttcagcaaaagaaacatttacaggttgagaaaacaaacagaagactaacacgccttcttgactaggtacttacaaatttgaaacatgagactgattcagaaagatttggagagcctggatggacgtctggtccctctcatgtcccaagagcgaacaacccccaaacaaagaacacaaacaaaaacttccctccaacaagatttgaaagtatcttgtcccttcattggtcctctggtcaggtgtcagccaggtttactgagcttcttaaccctttacaggtaaaagagacattaacccttaactatctgtttatgacagcaggtTAGACAaggacctgtcagggatggtctaaatgtTGCTGGTCCTGACATGAGTGCAGGagattggactaaatgacctctccaggtcccttccagttctgtgagtcAGTGATTCTTCTTCAAAAAGATATAAAACTTTAACCTACTGCAGCCCATTAGAAACCCGGACATACTTTTTTGAGGCTGCTTTTCTGTGCTGGCAACTGCTGATGTTTCCACGAGATTGTAGTGGGCCTGCTCACTGGAGGAGGAGCAGTCTGGATAGGAGAAAGTGTCAGAATCAATCAGGGGCAGTGTGGCCCATGTTATGTTACAATCTGAGATATGCACATACACCCTACCCAGAAGGCCACATTACACTTCTTTTGTCTCTGCGTTAGGTGGGATGTCCAGAGGAAAAACCACACAGCCCTAAAAAGGAAGCTACTGAGACAGATAGAAGGATACAGTAAGAGACAAGGAACTgatcttaaaaacaaatatttgtctaAACTATTTCCAAAATGTTTGTAGTTCCAAGCATATCAGAAAAATCCCTTGGTGTTTCTGACAATACTAAACACTTCAAGCTGCTTGTGCTGGTGAATTCCTGCCCAGATGGTTCTTGACTTGAACCCTGGAACGCTTCTGGTGCCCTTAACTATAACTTTAATGCAGAATAAATCTACTCACCAAAATCCTGCTCGACAGAGAGTGGAAACCTCCTTACTGTGACAGTAACATAGATCCCTGGGAATCAGCATACGAATCTCGCATGTCTGAAACTGTCTATGCTGGACAGTGACCTTTATGATTTCGTTGTACAGTCCCTGCAGACTGTCAGGTTGGCAGGACTCCCAGACAATTCCCCCATCTCCGTGAGCAACGGGAGAAGGAGAAAATAGACCCTGGAGAACTACAGCTTGAGAGCTTCCCCTGGGAGTGAAGAAATAATTTGCCGATACCAGGGGCTCAGATTGTCAGGCAAACACAGTCTTGCAGACTCTTCAGCCTAGCAATTGACAATGGCCTATATTTTCTGTGTGTAATGTACTGCCATCTGCACCATGTGTGGGAATGCTGCCACAAGATATGGGACCAAACCTCATTTTCAATTAATCAGAGCAATGTTCTACTGCATATCACCCATGACATTGTAATATCCAGACCTTTAGCCTCTGAAATTCATTTTCATACTGTGAAGGCCAAATGACTTGATCCAGAACTGATGCAAGCCCACTGTGTGGAAAAGGCTTTCTTCACCCAGGAATCTAGAATAAAAGGTACTTGCCAATATCCCTTTGTGAGATCTAAAGTGGATATATATTTGGCAGGTCTCAACTCTTCAAATAGTTCATCTCCTCTCTGCATCGGATAAGCATCAAATGTCAATACTGTGTTAATCTTTCAGAAATCGATGCAGAAACGGGTTGTGCTATCTTGTGTCAGAACTAACACAATGGGAATTCCCCACTCACTGTGTGATTCCTTCACCAGTTCCAGGGCCAAAACGACCTGGAGTTCATCTCACATGGTATCCCACATTTTATGAGGGAACAGCTTTGGAGTTTCCCTAATCTGTTGCCCTGGGACTATTTCAGTGTGTTGGTATTTTAGGTAGCTGTGCCCTGCTGGGGTGAGAACACAGTGGTAAAGGAATCAAACAACTGCTACATCTGGATCTTTTGTTCAGGCTACAGTCCCTCGCCCATGCTTGTGTCACACATGCCGGGGAAACTAATTTGGGCTCCAGAGGGTATGAGTGTGAGTGGGGTTCAGTCTGGGAGCCATGAGAACTGATGCGCCCCTCTAaccacccagctgggctggccccttttcacactgctttgctggtgatTGTGTCTCTCCACGATAGTAGATGGCACCACACACCCAAATGGCGCTACCAGAGAGCTTACCCAAGCAACCCAAGTACAAATGGAGGACATCAGTCAATTTCTGACCTCCCCAAGTTCACACCAGCTACTGGAGTATGAACCCATAATACTGTGTTTCACTCTGGAGGAGTCTGTACATTGTAAGCTCATTGGTACATTCTGCCCTCCGCAAGATGTGGGAAGGAAATTCAACAAGCCTGTGTTaaacaagctgagattttccccagaaacTTCACTCAAAACCACAGTGGTTTAGATAAATCAGAAAAGGAATTTAACTACAgaaatagcaaagaatcctgtggcaccatatagactgacagacgttttgcagcgtgagctttcgtgggtgaatacgaaagcctgcttgcatccgaagaagtgggtattcacccacgaaagctcatgctgcaaaacgtctgttagtctataaggtgccacaggattctttgctgcttctacagaaccagactaacacggctacccctctgatacttaactacaGAAATGTACATTTGAAATGATTATATGTGATAGCAAAGAGATCAAAGCAGGATAcacagcaaataaacaaaactgtaAACTAAGCCTGATGTATTAGATtcagcaatttctcaccctggctTGTGATACAAGAAGCACTCCATGAGGTTTCCATACACAGGTTAGAAATCCTTTTGGCCTGAGACCAGCACTTCCACCACCAGTTCAGTCTTTTTTCCTCAGCTATTTCCAGTCTCCTGAGGAGAGTGAGGAGAGAGACCACTAGATGTAATCACACCCCACCTCATATAGATTTAACATATGGCAGGAATCCATCATTCCAAAAACAGTTCCCAGGTcactttgtggaaaaatacaggtactcaAAATGTAattcagtgtcatgtggtctggtcacatgcccttgcatgtgCTCCTGGGTCATAGCGGGCATTATCCAAAGACTGTCTGTAGCATTTTATGGA includes the following:
- the LOC120394203 gene encoding putative olfactory receptor 52P1, encoding MEVFNLTSSDPSTFILMGIPGLEPAHVWISIPFTMFYVISLLGNVMLLFVVGKEQTLHKPMYLLLCMLALVEIGTSTSIVPKALCIFWFNFKGITVSGCLTQMFFLHAGTMMHSAVLVTMAFDRYIAICNPLRYATILTNARIAKLGLVGLIRSVLFILPMPLLLSRQPFCANRIIPHTYCNHMAVAKMSCGDITVNRIYGLVTAFVVMGLDLMLIALSYSLILRSVLRISSKKAYQKALNTCTAHLIVMLISYPTGLLSTLTYRLGEGIAPHVHIILANLYLLIPPMINPIVYGVKNKELRDKVGKYTFKMCSH